A window of bacterium BMS3Abin08 contains these coding sequences:
- a CDS encoding YCII-related domain protein, translating to MYFMTINKIHQGVGPEEIGKVIPQHIQWIKEQISKGTIVQAGKWGDSGGMLIMKANNITEAEGILSEDPLVKSGLISFGVERFYPIVEITL from the coding sequence ATGTACTTTATGACAATCAATAAGATCCATCAAGGCGTTGGTCCGGAAGAAATTGGGAAGGTTATTCCGCAGCATATTCAATGGATCAAAGAACAGATAAGCAAAGGAACAATCGTCCAGGCCGGGAAATGGGGCGATTCAGGCGGAATGCTCATCATGAAGGCAAACAATATTACTGAGGCTGAGGGGATATTAAGTGAAGACCCGTTGGTAAAATCCGGCTTAATTAGCTTTGGAGTAGAGAGATTTTATCCCATTGTGGAAATAACTCTCTGA
- a CDS encoding marR family protein: MKTKQKTQIVKSLLRLGVFLQREGNRIVSDFGLNQQQLVVLKEIQEKGPVSQREICSELLLEKSNVSKIVGKLYSQGYITVSHSERDNRRSILTVTAKGNSILDRCMERLNQWNSEWLRPMSARELNNTVGILSRLESLHK; this comes from the coding sequence ATGAAAACAAAGCAAAAGACACAAATAGTAAAGTCCCTCCTCCGGCTTGGCGTCTTCCTCCAGAGAGAGGGAAACAGAATAGTCAGCGACTTCGGGCTGAACCAGCAGCAGCTTGTTGTGCTGAAGGAGATTCAGGAAAAGGGGCCTGTCAGCCAGAGAGAAATCTGCTCTGAACTGCTTCTTGAGAAATCAAATGTATCAAAGATCGTCGGGAAACTCTATTCTCAAGGTTACATAACCGTCTCGCATTCGGAAAGGGACAACCGTCGCTCCATATTGACGGTTACGGCAAAAGGGAACTCGATCTTGGATCGATGCATGGAACGGCTGAATCAATGGAACAGTGAGTGGTTAAGACCGATGTCCGCCCGGGAACTAAATAACACAGTCGGCATATTGAGCAGGCTGGAGAGTCTTCACAAATAA
- the cmoA gene encoding tRNA (cmo5U34)-methyltransferase, translating into MTEFNKSNWAKADFSQEYREKADIYIVERRRMFTIMKSFYRHFPGGRQNNALLDLGCGDGIVTHELLSVDNSISATLIDGSGDMLDKARERLEGFNNISYIRASFQEMLERDILGQDFDFIVSSMAIHHLTMDEKRGIFRLIHSHLKTGGYFMNIDVILAPTETLDQWYMNIWEEWMDEKKASLGMESDPSRNIIRRYKELEENKPDTMDDQLNALRDIGFKDVDCYYKYGIFTIYGGLKQVQPQIGADQKGS; encoded by the coding sequence ATGACGGAGTTCAATAAATCAAACTGGGCAAAGGCCGATTTTTCACAGGAGTATAGAGAGAAAGCGGATATCTACATCGTTGAACGGAGGCGAATGTTTACGATAATGAAGTCATTTTACAGGCACTTCCCCGGTGGCAGACAAAATAATGCGCTTCTCGACCTGGGTTGTGGAGACGGCATTGTTACGCATGAACTCCTGTCCGTGGATAACTCAATATCAGCAACACTGATCGACGGTTCCGGTGATATGCTTGATAAGGCAAGGGAACGCCTGGAGGGATTCAACAATATCAGTTATATTCGGGCAAGCTTTCAGGAGATGCTCGAAAGAGACATCCTTGGGCAGGATTTTGATTTCATTGTTTCATCCATGGCCATACATCACCTTACGATGGATGAGAAGAGAGGAATCTTCAGATTGATTCATTCGCACCTGAAGACCGGCGGATACTTTATGAACATTGACGTCATACTCGCACCAACGGAAACCCTTGATCAATGGTATATGAATATATGGGAGGAATGGATGGATGAAAAGAAGGCATCCCTTGGCATGGAGAGTGACCCCTCCAGGAATATAATCCGCAGATACAAGGAACTTGAGGAAAACAAACCCGATACCATGGACGATCAGTTAAATGCCCTGCGAGATATCGGGTTTAAGGACGTGGATTGCTATTACAAGTATGGGATCTTTACCATTTATGGAGGTCTGAAGCAAGTTCAGCCGCAGATTGGTGCAGATCAAAAGGGTAGTTAA